The following proteins are encoded in a genomic region of Cystobacter fuscus DSM 2262:
- a CDS encoding Ig-like domain-containing protein: protein MRRFLWLGLLGCAACLEPGEPFLAAADADPPDVVSTEPGAGGTLEAGGTLQILFSERMDARTLRPGIAVFEGRAEVALEVLVPAEPEGQDDLERGDVPSTVTVRASAGAFTPGTAYTLVLRTLLTDTQGNPLAQEVRVPFRTEP, encoded by the coding sequence ATGCGCCGGTTCTTGTGGCTGGGGCTGCTGGGATGCGCGGCGTGTCTGGAGCCCGGCGAGCCCTTCCTCGCCGCGGCCGACGCGGATCCACCGGACGTGGTGTCCACCGAGCCGGGCGCCGGAGGCACGCTGGAGGCGGGCGGCACGCTGCAGATCCTCTTCTCCGAGCGGATGGACGCGCGCACGCTGCGCCCGGGCATCGCCGTCTTCGAGGGCCGGGCGGAGGTGGCGCTGGAGGTGCTGGTGCCCGCGGAGCCGGAGGGGCAGGACGATCTCGAGCGGGGGGACGTGCCCTCCACCGTCACGGTGCGCGCCAGCGCGGGCGCCTTCACGCCGGGCACGGCCTACACGCTGGTGCTGCGCACGCTGCTCACGGACACCCAGGGCAATCCGCTCGCGCAAGAGGTGCGGGTGCCCTTTCGCACGGAGCCTTGA